A window of Kineococcus sp. NBC_00420 genomic DNA:
GCCGTCGCCGACCTCCTCGCCCGTCACGACGTCGAGGCCACGGTCGGGGTGCACGGGCTGGAGACGGCGTTGAAGGCCGTCGTCTCCAGCGGCGCAGGGCCGACCGTCGCCGTCCTCGCGGAGTACGACGCGCTGCCGGGGGTCGGGCACGGCTGCGGCCACAACGTCATCTGCGCCACCGCGGTGGGGGCCTTCCTCGGCCTGGTCCACGCCCTGCGCTCCGGGGAGGTCTCGGGGACGGCGGTGCTGCTCGGGACGCCCGCCGAGGAGGGCGGGGGCGGCAAGGAGGTCATGGCCCGCGACGGCGCGTTCGAGGGGGTCGACGCCGTCGTGATGCTGCACCCGTTCAGCTACGACGTCGCCGTGCAGCCCTTCCTCGGACGCCGCCAGGTCCGCGCGACCTACACGGGGGTTCCCGCGCACGCGTCGGCGCAACCCTTCATGGGACGCAACGCCCTCGACGCCGTCGTCGCCGGCTACAACGGCATCGCGATGCTGCGCCAGCACATCACCCCCAGCGACCGCGTCCACGGGATCGTCGTCGACGGCGGGCAGCGCCCGAACGTCGTCCCGGCCCGCGCCGTGTCGGAGTACTACGTGCGCTCGGCGGAACCCGCGACGCTCACGGACCTGTGCGGGCGGGTCGACACGATCCTGCGGGCCGCGGCCGCGATGACCGGGTGCGGGGTGGAGCTGGAGTGGGACCGCCAGCCCGCGTACCTGCCGATCCGCGCGAACCTGGAGATGGCCGCGCGGTGGACCACGCACCAGCAGCGACGCGGACGCACCGCCCTGCCCCCGGGGGTCGTCCCGGAGACCCTGTCGGGCTCCACCGACCTCGGGAACGTCAGCGTGCGGGTCCCCTCGATCCACCCGATGCTCGCCGTCTCCGGCCCGGAGCTCTCGCTGCACACGGCGGAGTTCGCCGCCGCGGCCGGGTCCCCCTCCGGGGACGCGGGCGTGCTCGACGGAGCCGTCGGGTTGGCCCTCACCGCGCTGGACGTCCTCGCGGACCCCGAACTCCTGGCGGCCGTGACGGCCGAGTTCGACGCCGCCGGCGGTGTCCTGGACGTCGAGGAGTTCCTGGCGTGAGCTCCTCGGTCGAGACCGCACCCACGACGCGCACCGACCGGCTCCTCGGGGGCGTCGAACGGATCGGCAACAAGATCCCCGATCCCTTCGTCCTGTTCGTCGGGCTGTTCCTGGTTCTCTCGATCGTCTCGACGGTCATGGCGGCGCTCGGGACGACCGTCCGGATCCCCGGCTCCGAGGAGGTGCAGGACGTCCGCGGGCTGTTCACCGTCGAGGGGATCCGGTGGCTCACGACGAACCTCGTCGACAACTTCGTGTCCTTCCCCCCGCTGGGGACGGTCGTGGTGATCCTGCTCGCGGTGGGTCTCGCCCAGCGCAGCGGGTTGATGTCCGCGCTCATCAAGGTCGCGTTCGCCGGGGCCCCGACGTGGGCCCTGCCCTACGCCGTCGCCGCGGTCTGCATGGTCGGGCACGTGATGGCCGACTCGGTGATGATCGTCATCCCGCCGCTGGCGGCGATGGTGTTCAAGGCCGCCGGACGCCACCCCGTCGCCGGGTTGCTCGGCGCCTTCGCCGCGGCGGGGGCGGCGTACTCGACGTCGTTCGTCGTCACGAGCCTCGACGCGTTGTTCTCGGGGATCACCCAGTCGGTGACGGCGTCGCTGCCCGACGCGGGGACTCCGGTGACGCCGGTGTCGAACTGGTTCTACAACATCGCGTGCTCGGTGGTCCTCACGGTCGTCTGCGGGTTGCTCATCACCAAGGTGCTGGAACCCCGGCTGACCCGGCAGGGAGTTCCCACGACGCAGCAGGAGGGTTCCGAGGGCATCGGGACCGTCGAGGACGTCTCGGACCTGTCCGTCTCGCGCGACGACCGCCGAGGGTTGCGCCGGGCCGGGGTCGCCGCGATGCTCACCGTCGCGGTCCTCGTCGCGCTGACCGTCGTCCCGGGTTCGCCGATGCGCAACGAGAGCGGCGGCTACCTCCCGGAGTCCCCGCTGCTGGACTCCGTCGCTTCATCGTGTTCGCCCTGCTCGCCGTGCCGGCGCTGGCCTTCGGCCGGTCCACGGGAACCCTGCGCCACCTCGTCGACGTCCCGAAGGCCATGGGCGAGGCCGTGCGCGACATGGCCCCGTTCATCGTCCTGGCCTTCGTGCTGGGTCAGTTCGTCGCGTTGTTCACCTGGTCCCGGGTCGGGTCGTGGATGGCCGTCTCGGGTGCCGGTGGCCTCGACGCCCTGGACCTCG
This region includes:
- a CDS encoding M20 family metallopeptidase → MAEQTSDPTRPSTPDTTYLTSVRVGIDRAAATAAPLTSEHAGASEALLDATEAAVEALGADLLALSHDLHAHPEEGFAEHRSVRAVADLLARHDVEATVGVHGLETALKAVVSSGAGPTVAVLAEYDALPGVGHGCGHNVICATAVGAFLGLVHALRSGEVSGTAVLLGTPAEEGGGGKEVMARDGAFEGVDAVVMLHPFSYDVAVQPFLGRRQVRATYTGVPAHASAQPFMGRNALDAVVAGYNGIAMLRQHITPSDRVHGIVVDGGQRPNVVPARAVSEYYVRSAEPATLTDLCGRVDTILRAAAAMTGCGVELEWDRQPAYLPIRANLEMAARWTTHQQRRGRTALPPGVVPETLSGSTDLGNVSVRVPSIHPMLAVSGPELSLHTAEFAAAAGSPSGDAGVLDGAVGLALTALDVLADPELLAAVTAEFDAAGGVLDVEEFLA